One window of Globicephala melas chromosome 2, mGloMel1.2, whole genome shotgun sequence genomic DNA carries:
- the OTUD7A gene encoding LOW QUALITY PROTEIN: OTU domain-containing protein 7A (The sequence of the model RefSeq protein was modified relative to this genomic sequence to represent the inferred CDS: inserted 6 bases in 5 codons; deleted 5 bases in 3 codons; substituted 4 bases at 4 genomic stop codons) has product MSSVIPLKDSEHKLLPLHFAVDPGKGWEWGKDDNDNSSLSSLILSLEAKLNLLHSYMNVTWIRIPSETRAPLAQPESPTASAGEDVXSLTDSLDSDRDKLCSNSNSKNGKDKEKEKQRKDKDKTRADSVGIQLKNMGGLVHGPMSRSKSANGNHGHAPERGKEKKAKARKGSEEESGASATTSPSENTTPSPTGKAAGASPADKGGGPRGDAWKYSTDVKLSLHILRAAMQGERKFIXAGQLLTSHRHXFHEEMIGYYLTSAQERFSAEQRRRDSPAASTAKGPPRRPEAEGGLSPERASPGPXTQLVLKLKERPNPGXAEGARAAPRGAASTGPGGGGGCGRRAGASGPVPGGSPLAPGRQSVIHVEAVXARGTRRAAAVGVLRPCALYPRQSRELSSLSYSPARAAALCTVNTVELMAPAXPGALPGAAGAAGAAERKSQTYANGFGSARDGLEFADTPAARSNGEGGPDGXRQREKCAFYGRAETEHYCSYCCREERRRRRRXAPAARP; this is encoded by the exons ATGAGCT CCGTGATCCCCCTGAAGGATTCGGAGCACAAGCTGCTGCCTCTGCACTTTGCGGTGGAC CCAGggaagggctgggagtgggggaaagACGACAACGATAA TTCCTCTCTCTCTAGCCTGATCCTGTCGCTAGAAGCCAAGCTGAACCTTCTGCACAGCTACATGAATGTGACGTGGATCCGGATCCCCTCCGAGACCCG GGCCCCTCTGGCGCAGCCGGAGTCCCCGACGGCCTCGGCGGGGGAGGACGTGTAGTCCCTGACCGACTCGCTGGACTCGGACCGCGACAAGCTGTGCAGCAACTCCAACAGCAAGAACGGCAAGGacaaggagaaggagaagcagcGCAAGGACAAGGACAAGACCCGCGCGGACTCCGTGGGCATCCAGCTGAAGAACATGGGCGGCCTGGTGCACGGCCCGATGAGCCGCTCCAAGTCAGCCAACGGCAATCACGGCCACGCGCCCGAGCGCGGCAAGGAGAAGAAGGCCAAG GCGCGCAAGGGCAGCGAGGAGGAGTCGGGAGCCTCGGCCACCACGTCGCCTTCGGAGAACACCACGCCGTCGCCCACGGGCAAGGCAGCAGGCGCGTCGCCAGCCGACAAGGGCGGCGGGCCCCGCGGCGATGCCTGGAAGTACAGCACGGACGTGAAGCTGAGCCTCCACATCCTGCGCGCCGCCATGCAGGGCGAGCGCAAGTTCATCTGAGCCGGCCAGCTGCTCACCAGCCACCGGCATTAGTTCCACGAGGAGATGATCGGCTACTACCTGACCAGCGCGCAGGAGCGCTTCAGCGCCGAGCAGCGGCGCCGCGACTCCCCCGCCGCCTCCACGGCCAAGGGGCCGCCGCGCAGGCCTGAGGCCGAGGGCGGGCTGAGTCCCGAGCGCGCCTCGCCGGGCCC CACGCAGCTGGTGCTCAAGCTCAAGGAGCGCCCGAACCCCG CGGCGGAGGGGGCACGGGCGGCGCCGCGCGGCGCGGCCTCCACGggccccggcggcggcggcggctgcggc CGGCGCGCTGGCGCCAGCGGACCGGTCCCCGGGGGCAGCCCCCTGGCGCCGGGGCGCCAGAGCGTTATCCACGTGGAGGCGG AGGCGCGCGGGACAAGGCGTGCTGCGGCCGTGGGCGTGCTGCGGCCGTGCGCCTTGTACCCGCGGCAGAGCCGCGAGCTGTCGTCGCTGAGCTACAGCCCGGCGCGCGCCGCCGCCCTGTGCACGGTCAACACGGTCGAGTTGATGGCGCCCG TCCCAGGGGCCTTGCCCggcgcggcgggggcggcgggcgcTGCCGAGCGCAAGTCGCAGACCTACGCCAACGGCTTCGGCTCGGCGCGCGACGGCCTGGAGTTCGCCGACACGCCGGCCGCGCGCTCGAACGGTGAGGGCGGCCCGGACG CTCGCCAGCGAGAGAAGTGCGCGTTCTACGGGCGCGCCGAGACCGAGCACTACTGCTCGTACTGCTGCCGCgaggagcggcggcggcggcggcgctagGCGCCCGCGGCCCGGCCCTGA